A window of the Oscillospiraceae bacterium NTUH-002-81 genome harbors these coding sequences:
- the secA gene encoding preprotein translocase subunit SecA, producing the protein MKLSEKLFGTHSTRELKRVYPIVDKIEALRPEMTALTDEELKGKTKEFKDRLANGETLDDLLVEAFAVVREAARRVLGMEHYRVQLIGGIILHQGRIAEMRTGEGKTLVSTLPAYLNALEGKGVHIVTVNDYLAHRDAEWMGAVHEFLGLKVGCVLNSMEKDERREAYNCDITYITNNELGFDYLRDNMVIYKAQLVQRGLHYAIIDEVDSVLIDEARTPLIISGQSGKSTKLYEVCDILARQLEKGEYRELSKMDALMGEMVEESGDFVVNEKDKIVNLTESGVKKVEDFFHIENLADPENLEIQHNIILALRANYLMFRDRDYVVQDDKVMIVDEFTGRIMPGRRYSDGLHQAIEAKEKVQVKRESKTLATITFQNFFNKYDKKCGMTGTAQTEEKEFRDIYGMDVIEIPTNRPVQRKDLHDSVYKTKKEKLRAVVRDIKETHETGQPVLVGTINIDASEELSRMLNREGIPHKVLNAKFHELEAEIVKDAGVHGAVTIATNMAGRGTDIKLDDAAREAGGLKIIGTERHESRRIDNQLRGRSGRQGDPGCSKFYISLEDDLMRLFGSERLMSVFNALGVPEDEEIQHKMLTDAIEKAQMKIESNNFGIRKNLLEYDQVMNEQREIIYGERRRVLDGENMRDVIYKMIMDIVENAVDTCIAEDSDPEEWDFTELNELLLPIIPLPLITREAAKGMSKNELKQDLKQKAVVLYEVKETEFPEPEMIREAERVILLKVIDRKWMTHIDDMEQLRQGIGLQAYGQRDPLVEYKLNGYEMFDAMTESIREDTVKLLLHLKIEQKVEREEVAKVTGTNKDETGPRVPKKRENAKVYPNDPCPCGSGKKYKQCCGRKQI; encoded by the coding sequence ATGAAATTATCAGAGAAACTGTTTGGTACACACAGTACGAGAGAGTTGAAACGGGTGTATCCTATCGTGGATAAGATCGAAGCACTTCGCCCGGAGATGACTGCACTCACTGATGAGGAACTGAAAGGAAAGACGAAAGAGTTCAAGGATCGTCTGGCCAACGGAGAGACGCTGGACGACCTGCTGGTGGAAGCCTTCGCCGTTGTCCGGGAAGCTGCCCGCCGGGTGCTCGGCATGGAGCATTACCGGGTACAGCTCATCGGCGGCATCATCCTGCATCAGGGGCGAATCGCAGAGATGCGTACCGGTGAAGGTAAGACCCTCGTATCCACTCTTCCGGCTTACTTAAATGCCCTGGAAGGCAAGGGCGTCCACATCGTGACGGTCAACGACTATCTGGCACACCGTGACGCAGAGTGGATGGGCGCTGTTCATGAATTCCTGGGGCTGAAGGTGGGCTGCGTGCTCAACTCCATGGAGAAAGACGAGCGCCGGGAAGCGTACAACTGTGATATCACTTACATTACCAACAACGAGCTGGGATTTGACTACCTGCGTGACAACATGGTCATCTACAAGGCACAGCTGGTACAGCGCGGCCTTCACTACGCCATCATCGACGAGGTGGACTCTGTCCTCATCGACGAGGCCAGAACCCCGCTGATCATTTCCGGTCAGAGCGGCAAGTCCACGAAGCTGTATGAGGTGTGCGACATTCTTGCCCGTCAGCTGGAGAAGGGCGAGTACCGGGAGCTGTCCAAGATGGACGCCCTCATGGGTGAGATGGTAGAGGAGTCCGGCGACTTTGTGGTCAACGAGAAAGATAAGATCGTGAACCTGACCGAGTCCGGCGTGAAGAAGGTGGAGGATTTCTTCCACATTGAAAACCTGGCAGACCCGGAGAATCTGGAGATCCAGCACAACATCATTCTGGCGCTGCGTGCCAACTACCTGATGTTCCGTGACCGGGACTATGTGGTGCAGGATGACAAGGTCATGATCGTCGATGAGTTCACCGGCCGTATCATGCCGGGCAGACGGTATTCCGACGGCCTGCATCAGGCCATTGAGGCGAAGGAGAAGGTACAGGTGAAGCGGGAGAGCAAGACGCTGGCTACCATCACCTTCCAGAATTTCTTTAATAAATATGACAAAAAATGCGGTATGACCGGTACGGCGCAGACCGAGGAAAAAGAGTTCCGTGACATTTACGGCATGGACGTCATCGAGATCCCCACCAACCGACCGGTACAGAGAAAGGATCTGCACGATTCTGTATACAAGACGAAGAAAGAAAAGCTGCGTGCGGTTGTCCGTGACATCAAGGAGACCCATGAGACCGGTCAGCCGGTGCTGGTGGGCACCATCAATATCGATGCTTCCGAGGAACTGAGCCGGATGCTGAACAGAGAAGGCATTCCACATAAGGTGCTGAACGCCAAGTTCCATGAGCTGGAGGCAGAGATCGTCAAGGATGCCGGTGTGCACGGCGCCGTGACCATTGCCACCAATATGGCAGGCCGTGGTACGGATATCAAGCTGGACGATGCAGCCAGAGAAGCCGGAGGATTAAAGATCATCGGCACTGAGCGTCATGAGTCCAGACGTATCGACAACCAGCTGCGCGGACGTTCCGGCCGTCAGGGAGATCCGGGATGCTCCAAGTTCTACATTTCCCTGGAGGACGATCTGATGCGCCTGTTCGGTTCCGAACGTCTCATGTCCGTCTTCAATGCACTGGGCGTGCCGGAGGATGAGGAGATCCAGCACAAGATGCTGACCGACGCCATCGAGAAAGCCCAGATGAAGATCGAGAGCAACAACTTTGGTATCCGTAAGAACCTGCTGGAGTACGACCAGGTCATGAACGAGCAGCGTGAGATCATTTACGGTGAGCGCCGCAGAGTGCTGGACGGCGAGAACATGCGGGACGTGATCTACAAGATGATCATGGATATCGTGGAAAATGCCGTAGATACGTGTATTGCCGAGGATTCTGACCCGGAGGAGTGGGATTTCACAGAGCTCAACGAGCTGCTGCTGCCCATCATTCCGCTGCCGCTCATCACCCGCGAGGCAGCAAAGGGCATGTCCAAGAACGAGCTGAAACAGGATCTGAAGCAGAAAGCCGTTGTTTTATATGAAGTAAAAGAAACCGAATTCCCGGAGCCGGAGATGATCCGTGAGGCAGAGCGCGTGATCCTGCTGAAAGTCATTGACCGGAAGTGGATGACCCATATCGACGATATGGAGCAGTTGCGGCAGGGCATCGGCCTGCAGGCATACGGTCAGAGAGACCCGCTGGTAGAATACAAGCTGAACGGCTATGAGATGTTCGATGCCATGACAGAGAGCATCCGGGAGGATACCGTGAAGCTGCTGCTGCATCTGAAGATCGAGCAGAAGGTAGAGAGGGAAGAGGTTGCCAAGGTAACCGGCACCAACAAGGATGAGACCGGCCCCCGGGTGCCGAAAAAGCGGGAAAACGCCAAGGTTTACCCCAACGATCCGTGCCCGTGCGGAAGCGGTAAGAAATACAAGCAGTGCTGCGGCAGAAAGCAGATTTAA
- the raiA gene encoding ribosome-associated translation inhibitor RaiA: MRFTISGKNIDVTEGLKAAVTDKLGKLEKYFTPDTEIIVTLSVEKERQKIEVTIPVKGNMIRSEQVSNDMYVSIDLVEEVIERQLKKYKKKLIDKKQSAVSFNKEFIEKDYDTDDHIEIIRRKSFGMKPMYPEDACVQMELLGHNFFVFRNAESDEVCVVYKRKGNTYGLIEPEC, from the coding sequence ATGCGTTTTACGATTAGCGGAAAAAACATAGATGTAACGGAGGGCTTGAAGGCCGCGGTTACAGACAAGCTGGGAAAGCTTGAGAAATATTTCACTCCTGATACAGAGATTATCGTCACACTCAGTGTGGAGAAGGAACGGCAGAAGATCGAGGTAACGATCCCCGTGAAGGGCAATATGATCCGTTCCGAACAGGTCAGCAACGACATGTACGTTTCCATTGATCTGGTGGAAGAAGTCATCGAGCGTCAGCTGAAGAAGTACAAGAAGAAACTCATCGACAAGAAGCAGAGCGCAGTCAGCTTCAACAAAGAGTTCATCGAGAAAGACTACGACACCGACGACCACATCGAGATCATCAGAAGAAAAAGCTTCGGCATGAAGCCCATGTATCCCGAGGACGCATGCGTACAGATGGAACTTCTGGGACACAATTTCTTCGTATTCCGCAATGCAGAGAGTGATGAAGTTTGCGTCGTTTATAAGAGAAAAGGCAACACCTACGGTCTCATCGAGCCGGAGTGCTAA
- a CDS encoding fructose-bisphosphatase class III, translating into MTFWRFMPEEGYNAPEGSKERKDGQDMLWFIWSNENSPVYGKAKMATFERYFIRDEKLRKEQKNIYYQLIEKEEVLNRILEEFGLPTQGSHIINGHMPVQLLKGQKPVYCDGKLLIIDGGFAKAYQKETGIAGYTLVYNSYGLRLVAHEPFESTEAAIEKESDIHSETTIVEQVLRRRSVGDTDVGRDLKSQIADLEKLLQAYRDGTILETGMI; encoded by the coding sequence ATGACATTCTGGAGGTTTATGCCAGAAGAGGGATACAACGCGCCGGAGGGAAGCAAGGAGCGTAAAGACGGACAGGATATGCTCTGGTTCATCTGGTCCAACGAGAATTCCCCGGTGTACGGCAAGGCCAAGATGGCCACCTTTGAGCGGTATTTCATCCGGGATGAGAAGCTGCGCAAGGAGCAGAAGAACATTTATTATCAGCTCATCGAGAAAGAGGAAGTGTTGAACCGGATCCTGGAGGAGTTCGGCCTGCCGACACAGGGCTCGCACATCATCAACGGCCACATGCCGGTGCAGCTGCTGAAAGGGCAGAAGCCGGTGTACTGTGACGGCAAGCTGCTGATCATCGACGGCGGTTTTGCCAAGGCGTACCAGAAGGAGACCGGCATTGCGGGCTATACCCTTGTTTACAATTCCTACGGTCTGCGGCTCGTTGCCCATGAACCCTTCGAGTCCACCGAGGCAGCCATCGAAAAAGAGAGCGATATTCATTCTGAGACGACCATCGTGGAGCAGGTACTGCGCCGCAGAAGCGTGGGAGACACCGATGTGGGCCGGGATCTGAAGAGTCAGATCGCCGATCTGGAGAAGCTGCTGCAGGCATACCGCGACGGCACGATTTTGGAGACGGGGATGATTTAA
- a CDS encoding fructose-bisphosphatase class III, which translates to MEELELKYLKGLAKQYPTIAQASTEIINLQSILNLPKGTEHFLSDVHGEYEQFKHVLKNGSGSIRRKIDDEFGNTLSIRDKKSLATLIYYPHRKMERILKEETNLDDWYKITLHRLIQICKRVSSKYTRSKVRKALPKDFAYIIEELITEKEEISDKEAYYNEIINTIIRIDRAPEFIVALCTLIQRLVVDHLHIVGDIFDRGPGAAQIMDILMNYHSVDIQWGNHDVLWMGAAAGQLACIANVIRISAKYGNLDTIEDDYGINLIPLATLALHTYKDDPCSCFNISYRTDQSDVRNMELDRLMHKAITVIQFKLEGQIIKARPEFGMESRLLLDKIDYETQTITIEGKQYKLDDCHFPTVDPKDPYALSPEEARVMDKLRTAFLRCDRLQQHIRFLLLKGSLYKVYNSNLLYHGCIPFDEKGEL; encoded by the coding sequence ATGGAGGAGTTGGAACTGAAGTATCTGAAAGGGCTGGCAAAACAGTACCCTACGATCGCACAGGCATCGACGGAGATCATCAATCTGCAGTCCATTTTGAACCTGCCGAAGGGGACGGAGCATTTCCTGTCGGATGTGCACGGCGAGTATGAACAGTTTAAGCACGTACTGAAGAACGGTTCGGGATCGATCCGCCGCAAGATCGACGATGAATTCGGCAACACGTTAAGTATCCGGGACAAGAAGAGTCTGGCGACGCTGATTTATTATCCGCACCGGAAGATGGAACGGATCCTGAAAGAGGAGACGAATCTGGACGACTGGTACAAGATCACGCTGCACCGGCTCATTCAGATCTGTAAGCGGGTATCTTCCAAATATACGCGTTCCAAGGTGCGGAAAGCTCTGCCCAAGGATTTCGCTTATATTATAGAAGAGCTGATCACGGAGAAGGAGGAAATCTCCGACAAAGAGGCATATTATAACGAGATCATCAACACGATCATCCGCATTGACCGGGCGCCGGAGTTCATTGTGGCGCTCTGCACGCTCATTCAGCGGCTGGTGGTAGATCATCTGCACATCGTCGGCGATATTTTTGACCGTGGCCCCGGCGCGGCGCAGATCATGGACATTCTCATGAACTATCATTCTGTGGATATCCAGTGGGGCAATCATGATGTGCTGTGGATGGGCGCAGCGGCAGGACAGCTGGCCTGCATTGCCAACGTCATCCGTATCAGCGCCAAGTACGGCAACCTGGATACCATTGAGGACGATTACGGCATCAACCTGATCCCGCTGGCAACGCTGGCACTGCATACATACAAGGATGACCCGTGCAGCTGTTTTAACATTTCCTATCGTACCGACCAGTCAGATGTGCGAAATATGGAGCTTGACCGGCTTATGCACAAGGCCATCACCGTCATCCAGTTCAAGCTGGAGGGGCAGATTATCAAGGCGCGGCCGGAGTTCGGCATGGAGAGCCGTCTACTGCTGGATAAGATTGATTATGAGACACAGACCATTACCATTGAGGGCAAGCAGTACAAGCTGGATGACTGTCATTTCCCGACGGTGGATCCCAAGGATCCCTATGCGCTGTCACCGGAGGAAGCCCGGGTGATGGATAAGCTGCGCACCGCGTTCCTTCGCTGTGACCGTCTGCAGCAGCACATCCGTTTTCTGCTGCTGAAGGGCAGCCTGTATAAAGTATACAATTCCAACCTGCTTTATCACGGATGCATTCCTTTCGATGAAAAAGGGGAACTTTAA
- a CDS encoding metalloregulator ArsR/SmtB family transcription factor has product MADDKKENELDCCECFQVHPDVLKTVNEQMPAEEELYDLAELFKVFGDSTRIRILFVLFEAEVCVCDLAQILGMTQSAISHQLKILKHSKLVTSRREGKSVFYSLADDHVRTIIGQGREHIEE; this is encoded by the coding sequence TTGGCAGACGATAAGAAAGAAAACGAATTAGATTGCTGTGAATGCTTTCAGGTGCACCCCGATGTCCTGAAGACGGTGAATGAGCAGATGCCCGCAGAGGAAGAGCTTTATGATCTGGCAGAGCTTTTCAAGGTGTTCGGCGACTCCACCAGGATCCGCATCCTCTTTGTTCTGTTTGAAGCAGAGGTGTGCGTGTGCGATCTGGCACAGATCCTCGGCATGACCCAGTCCGCGATTTCCCATCAGCTCAAGATCCTCAAGCATTCCAAGCTGGTGACCAGCAGGCGGGAAGGCAAATCGGTCTTCTACTCGCTGGCTGACGATCATGTCCGCACGATCATCGGGCAGGGCCGTGAGCATATCGAGGAGTAA
- a CDS encoding cation transporter produces the protein MKKKFKLQDLDCANCAAKMEEAIKKIPGVNDASVSFMTQKMTVETADDAAFDDIMKQVVSVCAKVEPDCKILL, from the coding sequence ATGAAAAAGAAATTCAAACTGCAGGATCTGGACTGTGCAAACTGCGCAGCAAAAATGGAAGAGGCTATCAAGAAAATCCCCGGTGTCAATGACGCATCCGTATCATTTATGACCCAGAAAATGACCGTTGAGACCGCTGACGACGCAGCTTTCGACGACATCATGAAGCAGGTTGTTTCTGTCTGCGCCAAGGTGGAGCCTGACTGCAAGATTCTCCTGTAG
- a CDS encoding heavy metal translocating P-type ATPase has product MTEKQKKMLVRIIVTFVIFAVLFAAEHTGNLESLEGSVLLFLIYLVPYLIIGYDIVWKAIRNISHGQVFDENFLMMIATFGALGVREYSEAVAVMLFYQIGELFQGYAVGKSRQSIAAMMDICPEYANIEEDGELKQVDPDDVEIGTIIIIKPGERIPLDGVVVEGESLIDTAALTGESVPRKAAVGDEIISGCVNGNGTLKVRTTKEFDDSTVSKILELVENASSKKAHVENFITRFAKYYTPVVTIAAVILAIVPPLVLGGGWSDWIQRACIFLVISCPCALVISVPLGFFGGIGAASKLGVLVKGSNYLEALAQMDTMVFDKTGTLTKGEFKVTEILPAEGFTKETLLNLAALGEGYSTHPIAASIREAYGQPLDMNRVNDAKEVAGHGIQVQIDGQEVFIGNEKLMRAQNITPAACESIGTVIYVACEGKYAGAIVISDTIKDGAKEAIRGMKAVGVKKCVMLTGDRKEAAELVAKELDIDEVHAELLPQDKVSQVEALLSKETEKERLAFVGDGINDAPVLSRADIGIAMGSMGSDAAIEAADVVLMDDDIRKIASVVRISRKTLTIVHQNIVFALAVKALVLILGALGMANMWEAVFADVGVSVIAILNSMRALKTE; this is encoded by the coding sequence ATGACAGAGAAGCAAAAGAAAATGCTTGTCCGTATTATCGTAACATTTGTGATTTTTGCGGTTTTGTTCGCCGCCGAACACACCGGCAACCTAGAAAGCCTGGAGGGCAGCGTTCTGCTCTTCCTCATTTATCTGGTACCCTATCTCATCATCGGCTACGATATCGTCTGGAAAGCCATCCGCAACATCAGCCACGGTCAGGTTTTTGATGAAAATTTCCTGATGATGATCGCCACCTTCGGCGCTCTGGGTGTCCGGGAATATTCCGAGGCCGTGGCCGTCATGCTGTTCTATCAGATCGGCGAGCTGTTCCAGGGATATGCTGTCGGAAAATCCCGCCAGTCCATCGCCGCTATGATGGACATCTGTCCGGAATATGCCAACATTGAAGAAGACGGAGAACTGAAACAGGTAGATCCCGATGATGTGGAGATCGGCACCATCATCATCATCAAACCCGGCGAGCGCATCCCGCTGGACGGCGTAGTAGTGGAGGGCGAGTCCCTCATTGATACCGCTGCCCTCACCGGAGAATCTGTTCCCCGCAAAGCAGCTGTGGGCGACGAGATCATCAGCGGCTGTGTCAACGGCAACGGTACGCTGAAAGTACGCACCACGAAGGAATTCGACGATTCCACCGTTTCCAAGATCCTGGAGCTGGTGGAAAACGCCAGCAGCAAAAAGGCACATGTAGAAAACTTTATCACCCGGTTTGCCAAATATTACACCCCGGTTGTCACCATCGCCGCTGTGATTCTGGCCATCGTTCCTCCCCTTGTTTTGGGAGGCGGCTGGAGTGACTGGATCCAGAGAGCCTGCATCTTCCTCGTTATTTCCTGTCCGTGTGCGCTGGTCATCTCCGTTCCGCTGGGCTTCTTCGGCGGCATCGGCGCTGCCTCCAAGCTGGGCGTTCTCGTCAAGGGCAGCAACTATCTGGAAGCACTGGCCCAGATGGATACGATGGTCTTCGACAAGACCGGCACCCTGACCAAAGGCGAATTCAAGGTAACAGAAATCCTCCCTGCGGAAGGTTTTACGAAAGAAACGCTTCTGAACCTGGCTGCACTGGGTGAGGGCTACTCCACCCATCCAATCGCCGCCTCTATCCGGGAGGCGTATGGACAGCCGCTGGATATGAACCGGGTCAATGACGCCAAAGAGGTAGCCGGTCACGGCATTCAGGTACAGATCGACGGGCAGGAAGTATTCATCGGCAACGAGAAGCTCATGCGTGCCCAGAACATCACCCCGGCTGCCTGCGAAAGCATCGGCACCGTGATCTATGTGGCGTGTGAAGGCAAATACGCCGGCGCCATCGTCATCTCCGACACCATCAAGGACGGTGCAAAAGAAGCCATTCGCGGCATGAAGGCAGTCGGCGTAAAGAAATGCGTCATGCTCACCGGTGACCGAAAAGAAGCTGCCGAGCTGGTGGCAAAAGAGCTGGACATCGACGAGGTACACGCAGAGCTGCTGCCCCAGGATAAGGTCAGCCAGGTGGAAGCCCTTCTGTCCAAAGAAACGGAAAAAGAACGGCTCGCTTTCGTGGGCGACGGCATCAACGATGCGCCGGTACTGTCCCGGGCTGATATCGGCATTGCCATGGGAAGCATGGGTTCCGACGCTGCCATCGAGGCTGCCGACGTGGTGCTGATGGATGATGACATCCGCAAGATCGCTTCCGTCGTACGCATCTCCCGCAAGACGCTGACCATCGTTCACCAGAACATCGTCTTCGCCCTGGCCGTCAAGGCACTGGTGCTCATCCTCGGCGCCCTGGGCATGGCCAACATGTGGGAAGCCGTGTTCGCAGATGTAGGTGTATCCGTTATCGCTATCCTCAACTCCATGCGGGCGTTAAAGACAGAGTAA
- the dapB gene encoding 4-hydroxy-tetrahydrodipicolinate reductase produces MVKAIMHGCSGKMGQVITGLVAEDQEIEIVAGVDPYPREGAPYPVYESLDACDVEADVIIDFSNAAAVDSLLEYSVRRQIPAVVCTTGLSEEQKAHIYAAAEQVGIVYSANMSLGINLLMKMVREAARVLADAGFDIEIVERHHNQKVDAPSGTALALADSINHALDDAYSYTYDRSQERKKREKTEIGISAVRGGTIVGEHEVVFAGTDEVIEFNHRAYSKSIFGKGAVQAAKFLAGKPQGLYTMADVIG; encoded by the coding sequence ATGGTAAAAGCGATCATGCATGGCTGCAGCGGGAAAATGGGACAGGTGATCACCGGTCTCGTTGCAGAGGATCAGGAAATAGAAATTGTCGCAGGGGTGGATCCGTATCCCCGGGAAGGGGCGCCCTACCCGGTATACGAAAGTCTGGATGCCTGCGATGTGGAAGCGGATGTGATCATTGATTTCAGCAATGCGGCAGCAGTGGACAGCCTGCTGGAATACAGTGTCCGGCGGCAGATTCCGGCGGTGGTGTGCACAACCGGACTCTCCGAAGAGCAGAAAGCACACATCTATGCAGCAGCAGAGCAGGTAGGCATCGTCTATTCTGCCAACATGTCTCTGGGCATCAATCTGCTCATGAAGATGGTGCGGGAGGCTGCCCGGGTGTTGGCAGATGCCGGATTCGATATTGAGATCGTGGAAAGACATCACAATCAGAAGGTAGATGCGCCAAGCGGAACAGCGCTGGCTTTGGCAGACAGTATCAATCATGCGCTGGACGATGCGTACAGCTATACCTATGACCGCAGTCAGGAGCGGAAGAAACGGGAAAAGACAGAGATCGGTATTTCTGCCGTGCGCGGCGGCACCATCGTGGGAGAGCATGAGGTGGTTTTTGCGGGTACCGATGAAGTCATTGAGTTTAATCACCGGGCATATTCCAAGAGTATTTTCGGAAAGGGAGCCGTACAGGCGGCCAAGTTCCTGGCAGGAAAACCACAGGGACTGTACACCATGGCGGATGTCATCGGGTAA
- the dapA gene encoding 4-hydroxy-tetrahydrodipicolinate synthase: protein MAIFTGSGVAIVTPFHENGEVNYEMLGELIEFQIAHKTDAIIICGTTGEASTMSHEEHLECIRYAVEKTAGRIPVIAGTGSNCTETAVYLSQKAETYGADGLLVVTPYYNKATQKGLIRHFTTVANAVSLPIVLYNVPGRTGCNILPETAAALCENVQNIVAIKEASGNIGQVARLAALTKGRMDIYSGNDDQVVPVLSLGGKGVISVLANIAPECVHDMVASYLDGDPQKSLEIQLGALPLIEQLFSEVNPIPVKKAVSLMGYEAGPLRMPLTEMEPEHAQKLGEAMETFGISLV, encoded by the coding sequence ATGGCAATTTTTACAGGATCAGGTGTGGCGATTGTAACACCTTTTCATGAAAACGGAGAAGTGAATTATGAGATGCTGGGAGAACTGATCGAATTCCAGATCGCACACAAAACCGATGCGATCATCATTTGCGGAACGACAGGTGAGGCTTCTACGATGAGCCACGAGGAGCATCTGGAATGTATCCGTTATGCGGTGGAGAAGACCGCAGGCAGAATTCCGGTCATTGCGGGCACCGGATCCAACTGCACAGAGACAGCCGTTTATCTTTCTCAGAAAGCGGAAACATACGGGGCGGACGGCCTGCTGGTGGTGACGCCTTACTATAATAAAGCAACCCAGAAGGGCCTGATCCGTCATTTCACGACCGTGGCGAACGCAGTGTCTCTTCCAATCGTTTTATATAATGTGCCGGGCAGAACGGGCTGCAACATTTTGCCGGAGACGGCGGCAGCTCTGTGTGAGAATGTGCAAAACATTGTGGCTATCAAGGAAGCTTCCGGCAACATCGGGCAGGTGGCAAGACTGGCCGCGCTGACGAAGGGCAGGATGGACATCTATTCCGGAAACGATGATCAGGTGGTGCCGGTTCTGTCCCTGGGCGGCAAAGGCGTCATTTCCGTGCTGGCAAACATTGCACCGGAGTGTGTGCATGATATGGTGGCAAGCTATCTGGACGGCGATCCGCAGAAGAGCCTGGAGATCCAGCTGGGCGCGCTGCCACTCATTGAGCAGCTGTTCAGTGAGGTAAATCCGATCCCGGTGAAAAAGGCCGTGAGCCTGATGGGCTATGAGGCTGGCCCGCTGCGCATGCCGCTGACGGAGATGGAGCCGGAGCACGCACAGAAGCTGGGAGAAGCCATGGAGACCTTCGGTATTTCCCTCGTTTGA
- a CDS encoding cob(I)yrinic acid a,c-diamide adenosyltransferase: protein MKNGIIKVYYGDGKGKTTAAIGQGIMAASEERSVIIIQFLKSRNREEMSFISRLEPEIKLFRFEKSDACFADLTPEQKADEKANLRNGMNFARKVLSTGECNVLILDEVLGLLDNGIITVEDLTQLREVAGETELIFTGQKASDEVLGIADEAYRLETVKDAVGESKVKDV from the coding sequence ATGAAAAATGGAATTATAAAAGTATACTACGGGGACGGCAAGGGAAAGACAACAGCGGCCATCGGCCAGGGAATCATGGCGGCCAGCGAGGAGCGCTCGGTGATCATCATCCAGTTTCTGAAAAGCCGGAACCGGGAGGAAATGAGCTTTATCAGTCGTTTGGAGCCGGAGATCAAGCTGTTCCGTTTTGAAAAATCTGACGCCTGCTTTGCAGATCTGACGCCGGAGCAGAAGGCAGATGAGAAGGCCAATTTGCGGAACGGCATGAATTTTGCCAGGAAGGTACTTTCTACCGGGGAGTGCAATGTGTTGATCCTGGATGAGGTGCTGGGCCTGCTGGACAACGGCATCATCACTGTGGAAGACCTGACTCAGCTGCGGGAGGTGGCCGGGGAGACCGAGCTGATCTTCACCGGGCAGAAGGCTTCTGACGAGGTGCTTGGGATCGCTGATGAGGCTTATCGTCTGGAAACCGTGAAGGATGCGGTGGGTGAATCGAAGGTGAAAGATGTATAG
- a CDS encoding single-stranded DNA-binding protein, with protein MVDQVIENNQVIMAGEIVSEFVFSHEVFGEGFYMLEISVRRLSNSYDVIPLMISERLIDVTQDYRGETIAVSGQFRSYNRHEEKKNRLVLSVFVRELEFVEEEPESSRTNQIFLEGYICKMPVYRKTPLGREIADLLVAVNRPYGKSDYIPCICWGRNARYASGFEVGAHIQLWGRIQSREYTKKISEEEIERRIAYEVSVSKLEFIE; from the coding sequence ATGGTAGATCAGGTAATTGAAAACAATCAGGTAATTATGGCGGGGGAAATCGTGTCTGAGTTCGTGTTCAGCCATGAGGTGTTCGGGGAAGGCTTTTATATGCTGGAGATCAGTGTCCGGCGGCTGAGCAATTCCTATGATGTGATTCCGCTCATGATATCGGAACGGCTCATCGATGTCACCCAGGATTACCGGGGAGAAACGATCGCGGTGTCCGGGCAGTTCCGCTCCTATAACCGGCATGAGGAAAAGAAAAATCGGCTGGTGTTGTCTGTATTTGTGCGGGAGCTGGAATTTGTGGAGGAAGAACCGGAAAGTTCCCGGACGAATCAGATTTTTCTGGAAGGCTACATATGTAAGATGCCGGTATACCGGAAAACACCGCTGGGGCGGGAGATCGCGGATCTTCTCGTGGCGGTAAACCGCCCTTATGGAAAATCAGATTATATCCCGTGTATTTGCTGGGGCAGAAATGCCAGATATGCCTCCGGCTTTGAGGTGGGAGCCCATATTCAGCTGTGGGGGCGGATCCAGAGCCGGGAGTATACGAAAAAAATCAGCGAGGAGGAGATCGAGCGGCGGATCGCCTACGAGGTGTCCGTGAGCAAGCTTGAGTTTATTGAGTAA